The DNA segment ACCATGAGCCGAATCGCCTGCATCAATGGGAGGCTCCTCGCGCCCGAGGACGCCAAGGTTTCGGTCTACGACCGCGGCTTCCTCTACGGTGACAGCGTCTTCGAGACCATCCGCACCTACGGCGGCAGGCCCTTCGCCCTCGACGAGCACGTGCGCCGGCTCGAACGATCGGCCGCGCAGGTCGCGATCCCCATGCCGCTCGATCCGCCTGCGTTTGCCATCGAGATCGAGCGAGCCCTCGCGGCCGCTGGCAACCTCGAGAGTTACGTGCGCGCCACGCTCACGCGCGGCTCGGGCCCGCTCGGCCTCGATCCGCGCCACGCGGCGCATCCGCTGCGCGTGATCCTCGTCGAGCCGCTCAAGCTCCTGCCGGTGTCGATGTACCGCGACGGCGTCTCCGTCATCACGCAGCGCACCGAGCGTGCTTGTGATGCTGCGCATGGCGCCAAGGTCGGCAACTACCTCGCCAGCGTGCTCGCGATCCGCAAGG comes from the Polyangium spumosum genome and includes:
- a CDS encoding aminotransferase class IV, which gives rise to MSRIACINGRLLAPEDAKVSVYDRGFLYGDSVFETIRTYGGRPFALDEHVRRLERSAAQVAIPMPLDPPAFAIEIERALAAAGNLESYVRATLTRGSGPLGLDPRHAAHPLRVILVEPLKLLPVSMYRDGVSVITQRTERACDAAHGAKVGNYLASVLAIRKACEVGAHEALIINTAGQIVEGTTSNVFVVKDRALITPPEEAGILAGITRAHILAIAGEAGLSVELRPLQPDDVRSADEVFLSSSLREILPVVAVDGAPIGDGKPGPHTRALHLVFRRHVGMGDAKAPWEG